In one window of Pseudopipra pipra isolate bDixPip1 chromosome 27, bDixPip1.hap1, whole genome shotgun sequence DNA:
- the LOC135403271 gene encoding zinc finger protein 239-like → MEEEAARKRKMLWGTQAGPELRMESMENKSPQQNLVGEAILNGSRAQEGTGEENSWTFPRRRDSKASPGCFEEERLTLCWEGSQSLSQSSDLVVPEQFHTQEKPYKCLECGKSFRWNSHLLTHQRIHTGERPYTCGECGKSFRHSSHLITHQNFHSGERPYICGECGRSFSRNSDLICHQKIHAGERPYKCLECGKSFSKSTALLTHQHLHTGEQPYTCGECGKSFSQSSNLITHQRVHTGERPYTCGECGKSFSQSSSLTCHQKIHTGERPYKCLECGKSFSKSSHLIRHQQIHTGERPYKCLKCGKSFNVSSNLIRHQQIHSGQQS, encoded by the exons atggaggaggaggctgcgaggaagaggaagatgctgtGGGGcacccaggcag GCCCTgagctgaggatggagagcATGGAGAACAAATCCCCCCAGCAGaacctggtgggagaggccatTTTGAACGGCTCCAGGGCACAGGAAGGCACTGGGGAGGAAAACTCCTGGACATTCCCCAGGAGGAGGGactccaaagccagcccagggtgcttCGAGGAGGAAAGACtcaccctgtgctgggaaggcagccagagcttgagccagagctctgacctggtggtccctgagcagttTCACACTCAGGAAAAGCcttacaagtgcttggaatgtgggaagagcttcagatGGAactcccacctcctcacccaccagcgcattCACACTGGGGagcggccctacacgtgtggggaatgtgggaagagcttcaggcacagCTCCCACCTCATCACCCATCAGAATTTCCACagcggggaacggccctacatatgtggggaatgtgggagaAGCTTCAGCCGGAACTCTGACCTGATCTGCCACCAGAAGATCCACgctggggaacggccctacaagtgcttggaatgtgggaagagcttcagcaagagcactgccctcctcacccaccagcacctgCACAcaggggaacagccctacacatgtggggagtgtgggaagagcttcagccagagctccaacctcatcacccaccagcgTGTCCAtactggagaacggccctacacgtgtggggaatgtgggaaaagcttcagccagagctccagcCTGACCTGCCACCAGAagatccacactggagaacggccctacaagtgcttagaatgtgggaaaagcttcagcaagagctcccacctgattcgccaccagcagatccacacgggggaacggccctacaagtgcttgaagtgtgggaagagcttcaacgtcagctccaacctgatccgcCACCAGCAGATCCACAGCGGGCAACAGTCCTAA
- the LOC135403270 gene encoding forkhead box protein J1-like, translated as MPPLPYCGRGSRPGLGADAGDRAPEQAARSLRFGGKPLSWSGRIKIKSPFPGSGRGAAPAPPNGRAARAGGSASFSPPNPRDSRASGPRCRPGARSLVAQNPPRHSAFAARHRSQRRIPCPDLSHPFPPVNMHPVTCQGMVCSSPVLRAQRQLSSTKEDRPGSEPDLTWLVNLTGAHIGLPPISEDPEDRCTIWENLVSLVDFQSPGFPLTAEELCEYIDIPRAAISSSTTSMTTTTHHDVAEPSQLMGNINYKTNPHVRPPYSYATLICMAMEASKKPKITLSAICKWISDNFCYFQPADPTWQSSIRHNLCINKCFIKVTREKSEPGRGAFWKLHSRYANRLKSRTFKEWRMSPVQIQPGSPERAQQEAWHVISPAASACSSHNNLEISMELQQLLKEFEEFENSQNWNGVEKEAGQQRKQPMPTAKASRLPSSASGSQEERNDLTELKGDTDWEALLNNHLDEGDFSILGDLELPPPIQPITPHLDWTGQGQHTDCPQEQERVLPKPNHNNPGLDETLMATAFLECAWHKETTENLSNFVPIDQGAENIQASLPERDVTDWNILTCFH; from the exons ATGCCCCCCCTCCCGTACTGCGGGCGCGGGAGCAGGCCGGGGCTGGGTGCTGACGCTGGGGACCGGGCACCTGAGCAAGCTGCCCGGAGCCTTCGTTTTGGCGGAAAACCCCTGTCCTGGTCCgggagaataaaaataaaaagcccgTTTCCTGGAAGCGGGAGgggagctgcccctgctccccccaacggccgcgccgcccgcgcGGGGGGTTCCGCATCGTTCTCGCCGCCAAACCCCCGCGACAGCCGGGCCAGCGGCCCCCGCTGCCGTCCGGGAGCTCGCTCTCTCGTGGCCCAAAATCCACCACGGCACTCCGCTTTTGCAGCCCGGCACCGGAGCCAGCGCCGCATCCCCTGCCCG GATCTGTCCCATCCATTCCCTCCCGTTAACATGCACCCGGTGACGTGCCAAGGCATGgtgtgctccagccctgtgctgagAGCTCAGAGGCAATTGAGCTCCACCAAGGAAGACAGGCCTGGCAGTGAGCCAGACCTCACGTGGCTGGTTAACCTCACAGGGGCCCACATTGGCTTGCCCCCGATATCTGAGGACCCCGAGGACCGCTGCACCATCTGGGAAAATCTGGTCAGTCTGGTGGACTTTCAGTCCCCAGGCTTTCCCCTGACTGCTGAGGAGCTGTGCGAGTACATCGACATTCCCCGCGCGGccatctcctcctccaccaCCTCCATGACCACCACGACGCACCACGACGTGGCTGAGCCCTCTCAGCTCATGGGGAACATCAACTACAAGACCAACCCGCACGTCAGGCCACCCTACTCCTACGCCACCCTCATCTGCATGGCGATGGAAGCCAGCAAGAAGCCCAAGATCACCCTCTCGGCCATTTGCAAGTGGATCAGTGACAACTTCTGCTACTTCCAACCTGCTGATCCCACCTGGCAG AGCTCCATCCGGCACAACCTCTGCATCAACAAGTGCTTCATCAAGGTGACCCGGGAGAAGAGCGAACCAGGGAGAGGCGCATTTTGGAAGCTCCACTCCCGATATGCCAACCGGCTCAAGAGCAGGACCTTCAAAGAGTGGAGGATGTCACCAGTGCAGATCCAGCCAGGCTCCCCTGAAAGAGCCCAGCAAGAGGCATGGCATGTCATCAGcccagctgcctcagcctgCAGCTCCCATAACAACCTCGAGATCAgcatggagctgcagcagctgctgaaggagtTTGAAGAGTTTGAAAACAGCCAGAACTGGAATGGCGTGGAGAAGGAAGCGGGGCAGCAGCGCAAGCAGCCCATGCCAACGGCCAAGGCGTCTCggcttcccagctctgcttccgGGAGCCAGGAGGAGCGGAATGACCTGACCGAGCTGAAGGGTGACACTGACTGGGAAGCTCTCCTGAACAACCACCTGGACGAAGGAGACTTCTCCATTCTTGGGGATCTGGAGCTCCCGCCTCCCATCCAGCCCATAACACCCCACCTGGACTGGACGGGACAAGGGCAGCACACGGACTGTCCCCAAGAACAGGAGCGAGTCCTCCCCAAACCCAACCACAACAACCCAGGCTTGGATGAAACCCTCATGGCCACAGCTTTCCTGGAGTGTGCCTGGCACAAGGAAACAACCGAGAACCTCTCCAACTTCGTCCCCATTGACCAGGGGGCTGAAAACATCCAGGCCTCTTTGCCAGAGAGGGATGTCACAGACTGGAACATTCTGACCTGCTTCCATTAA